Proteins encoded by one window of Arachis ipaensis cultivar K30076 chromosome B04, Araip1.1, whole genome shotgun sequence:
- the LOC107638079 gene encoding uncharacterized protein LOC107638079, whose protein sequence is MGELYALDFDGILCDSCGESSLSLLQAAKVRWPSLFHGVDSATQDWIVDQMHSVRPVVETGYENVLLVRLLLETRIPSIRKSSVAEGLTVEGILENWSKLKPVIMEEWSENRETLIDLFGKVRDEWLEQDFATWIGANRFYPGVSDALKFASSRVYIVTTKQSRFADALLREIAGVTIPPERIYGLGYIRLK, encoded by the exons ATGGGGGAGCTTTATGCTTTGGACTTCGATGGAATCCTCTGTGATAGCTGCGGTGAGAGCTCTCTCTCTCTGC TTCAGGCTGCGAAAGTGAGATGGCCTTCTTTGTTTCATGGCGTGGATTCGGCCACTCAGGATTGGATTGTTGACCAGATGCATTCA GTCCGACCGGTTGTAGAAACTGGATATGAAAATGTTTTACTTGTGAGATTGTTGTTAGAGACCAGAATACCTTCCATCAGGAAGTCTTCA GTTGCAGAGGGGCTCACGGTTGAGGGTATATTGGAAAATTGGTCCAAGTTGAAGCCTGTTATCATGGAAGAGTGGAGTGAGAATAGAGAAACTTTGATAGATCTTTTTGGAAAGGTTAGAGATGAATGGTTGGAGCAGGATTTCGCTACTTGGATCGGTGCAAATAG ATTCTATCCTGGTGTTTCTGATGCATTAAAATTTGCAAGCTCGAGAGTGTACATTGTCACCACGAAACAG AGCCGTTTTGCTGATGCTTTACTCCGAGAGATTGCTGGGGTGACAATTCCACCTGAAAGAATATATGGTCTAGGATATATTCGTCTAAAATAA
- the LOC107637154 gene encoding uncharacterized protein LOC107637154, translating to MKNSIRGCISCILPCGALDVIRIVHSNGRIEELTTRTIKAADVMRAHPNHILKKYSPFNLLIVPPYADLHRGNIYFLVPLPPSPNQHAAAVDQQLSTSTHTSTSSLLTLWRPHLDTISENRDELIEER from the coding sequence ATGAAGAATAGCATAAGGGGATGCATATCATGCATCCTACCATGCGGGGCATTGGACGTGATACGTATAGTTCACTCTAATGGCAGAATTGAAGAGCTCACTACTCGCACCATCAAGGCTGCTGACGTCATGAGAGCTCATCCTAACCATATCCTCAAGAAATATTCTCCCTTCAACCTCCTCATCGTTCCTCCCTACGCTGACCTCCATCGTGGCAACATCTACTTCCTCGTTCCCCTCCCTCCCTCTCCCAACCAACACGCTGCAGCAGTAGATCAGCAGCTCTCCACCTCCACTCACACAAGCACCAGCAGCCTTCTTACTCTCTGGAGGCCTCACCTCGACACCATCTCAGAGAATAGAGATGAACTGATAGAAGAACGATAG